Proteins co-encoded in one Nicotiana sylvestris chromosome 7, ASM39365v2, whole genome shotgun sequence genomic window:
- the LOC138873204 gene encoding uncharacterized protein produces the protein MVVWDDGNGNYGCLYVGLQWRKGKVVEATSYKAVTKKVVADFVKDRIVCRFNVPESIATDNAANLNNDLMKAMCETFKIKHKNSTAYRPQMNGAVEVANKKIKKILRKMVENHKQWHKKLPFSLLGYRTTVRTSTGATPYMLVYGTEAVIPAKVEIPSLRVIQENELSNAEWIRSRYE, from the exons ATGGTCGTTTGGGACGATGGTAATGGCAACTATGGTTGTTTGTACGTTGGGCTTCAATGGCGGAAGGGGAAGGTCGTTG aggctacgtcctacaaagctgtaaccaagaaagtcgttgcagattttgtcaaggatcgaatTGTTTGTCGATTCAATGTTCCCGAATCCATTgctactgataatgccgccaatctcaacaatgatctgatgaaagctatgtgtgaaactttcaaaatcaagcacaagaattccacagcctacagacctcagatgaatggagccgtagaagtcgCCAACAAAaagatcaagaagatactaaggaagatggtagagaaccacaaacaatggcacaagAAGCTACCTTtttctttattgggataccgcactacagttcgcacatcaactggggcaactccctacatgctggtttatggtaccgaggctgtcatcccagccaaggtagagattccttctttaagagtcatacaggaaaATGAACTCAGcaatgcagagtggataaggagtcgctatgaataA